The nucleotide window ATTTTAAGGTAACCCAAGGAATAAGAAAAAAGAAATGCGTGACAAAGCTTGAAAAAAATGGTAGAATCCTAAGATGGCCTTCAAGAACCTAAAAATAGACCTACTCAGCGGCACGGGAACCGCTTTAATCCTCGTGCTTGCCATTGGAGTGACCTACGAACTCTACATTTACGGGATTGAAAACATGGTTTACACCAACAATTACACCACTTCAGTCCTCCTTTCCGATACTCTAGCCACAGGCACAGGGGTCGCACCGCTCGCTCTTGCCGGGCTCAACTGGTTCATCTGCAAATCTGCCATTAAAAAGTGGCGAAAATTCATCCGAAAAATTTTAGATTAGAGGCCCTCTAGCGCATTTTTTGAGCCATCTCCGTTGCCACAAAGGCCGCCTCATACCCCTTAGAAATTCGATCCAAGGCTTTTTGTTTTTCATCCACCATCAGAACTTCAAAAACAATCGGTACCCCTGTTTTCAGCATCACTTCCATGATGCCCTGACTGCACATCTGGCAAACGACCTCATAATGTTCGGTGTCGCCTTCAATGACGCAGCCCAGCGCAACCACGCAGTCGAATGCCTCCTTCTCAAGCTGATTTTGAATCATGAGGGGGATTTCCACCGCTCCCGGCACCTCGAGCACCTTAGCTTCGATATTCTGTTCCGCAAAGCCACGCAGGCATTCTTTCACCAAAGCCTGAGTCACGTCCTCATTGAATCGAGAATAAACAATCAAAGCATTCATGTGCGAAACGTTAAAAGGCGATCAAGATAGCGAGCAATCAGATCCACTTCAAGGTTCACGTTGTCGCCCGCCTTCAAAAGCCCCAAATTCGTCTGCTTCAAAGTTTCGGGAATCAGAGCCATACGAACAAGGTCTGCTTCCACGTCCGCTACAGTCAAACTCACTCCATTGACCACCAAAGACCCTTTCACGGCTATGAAACGCAAAAGTTCTTCAGGAATTTGGAGCTCAAAATGAGCTCCGGCCTTTTTTACGATACCCATCGCATCCACATGCCCGCTCATCCATTGTCCACCCAAAGGAGTTTGCAAGGTGAGAGCCGCCTCCAAATGGACCTTTTGCCCCACTTTGAAGCCTCCAAGCGTAGTTTTGCACAAAGTTTCCTCAACCGCTGTGACTTTGAAGTTTTTTTGAGCAGAATTATAGTATTCAACAGTTAAACACACTCCATCCACGGCAATGCTGGCGCCTTTTTTAAAGTGCTTGGTCGGCAAACTGCTATGGATGAGCATTTCCAAATTCTTATCTGATGGAGTGCATTTCACAATTTTGCCCAAGTTTTGAACAAGTCCGGTGAACATTTTGAATTTGTCAGGAAAAGTTAATGCGTTTTTAATGAAAATTTCAGGATTCTATTCAGGTCGCTGGTCTAAAAAAGAAAGGCTTATTCATTAACCCTTATTTTTATGAAAAGCATCAATCGAGTAACCTTCCTTGGTTACATAGTAGCAGACCCCGAGGTTAAAACCACCAAAAATAAAAAACGGGTCTCTTCTTTTGTGATCGCGACCAACAACGAATGGTTCGACAGTGAAGGAGAACTCAAAAAAAGCGTGGATTTTCACCGTGTAGTGGCCTGGGATCACTTGGCTGAACTCAGTGGAAAGCACCTGCGCAAAGGGTCTCCTATTTTCTTAGAAGGACGTTTGACCAATCGTTCTTACGAAGGAAAGGATAAAATCACTCACTACATCACAGAAGTAGTGGCCAACACCATCACCATTTTACAGTGGCAAAAAGAACGAGTTCACACCGAAGAGCTCAGTAACCAAGAAGAAAAAGAGTTGGCGCTGGCCTAAAAAAAGCTGGTCTTTTTCTGAGGCAGCCTCTAGGCTGAAGATATGAAAATCAGTGTCGTCATCCCCACCTATAATAGATTAAAAAAGCTGAAAATTTGTTTGCAGCATTTGGAAAAGCAAAGCCTCAACAAAGCTCAGTATGACATTTGGGTGGTGGATGACGGCAGCACAGACGAAACCAAAACTTTTTTAAAAAGCTGGATCAAAAAAGACCGTTACGCTTTATTTCAAAAAAACCAAGGGCAGGGAGTGGCGCGCAACGCCGCTTTAAAAAAACTCAAAGGAGAAATCACGCTCTTCATTGGTGATGACATTTATGTACAAAAGGATTTTCTTAAAAAGCATTATGAATTTCACGAGTTTCATCCAGAGCTTCAAGAAGCTTGTCTGGGCCTCACCGAATGGGACCCGAACGAAGAAGTCACTCCTTTCATGCATTGGATGACCCATGGAGGTTATCAATTCGCTTACGACAAACTTAAAGAAAATCAAAAGGCAAGTTTTTGGCACTTTTACACTTCCAATTTGTCTTTAAAAACCGCTCTTTTAAAAAAGCAAAATTTCAACCCTAGCTTCAAAGGTTACGGCTGGGAAGACATCGAAATCGCTTATCGTCTTGAAAAAGAGGAAGGCATGTCCCTCCGTTTTACCCCTGCCGCCTTGGCTCACCACAGCCACCCCTTAAACGAAAACGACCTAAAAAGAAAAATGGAAAGTTTAGCAAAAAATGGAGCTGTTTTTGAAAAACTGCAACCCACGATTCGAGTCTTGCCACGTGGTTTTAAAAAACTAGCTTTTCATCTCATCGGGAGTCGTGCTTCGCTTTGGATTTTGAAGTTTTTTAAAAAAATCAGCCGCAAAGCACAAAACGGATATTGGTACGCTCTTTCAAAACGCTATTTTCTCGAAGCCAGCTCCTTGCTAAAATAAAACCACTCCCACGCCATGCACAAAAAACTTTTTTGCTCGATTTTAATCCTCAGCTTGCTGCTGCTCACCAGCGGCTGTGAGCGCAAAGGTCAAAGCACTCAAAACGGAGATCTGCCTCCAGTAACTTTGACATTTTACGGCCTCTTCGACAATGAAAGCGTGATGGAGCCCTTCATTCAAAGCTATCAAAGCGCCCATCCAAATGTGACCATCTTATATAAAAAATTCACCGATCCCGAAGCCTACATGAACCTGATCGTAAACGAGCTGGCCGAAGGGGAAGGACCCGACATTTTCATGCTGAGCAACACCGCCTTCCCTCAGCATTATAAAAAACTCACACCCGCACCCGAGAGCTTGGTGAGTGTGGAAAATTTCAAGAGCAGTTTTGTGGACATCGCCGCCAAAGACCTCATCATTCCGAATGAGGAAGGCCTGGAGCAAATTTGGGGCATGCCACTTTACATCGACACCTTGGCGCTCTACTACAACGACTCTCATTTCGAAGATGTTTTGCCCGCACAAGGGGAGCCCTCTACCACCTGGGAAGGTCTAAAAAATGACGTGGCTCTGCTGAATAAACAGGATCAAAGTTTTGAACGGTTCGCTCGTTCAGGCATCGCCTTGGGCCGTGGAGACAATATTTTAAGAGCCTTCGATGTGCTCGCCCTAATGATGCTTCAACACAAAACAAGTTTCTACACCGGTGATTACACGAAAGTGCTGTTTGGGAACGATCCGAACGCCCTCGCCGCTCTAGAGCTCTACACCAGCTTTGGACTGCCCAGTCAAAAGAACTACAGTTGGAACAAATACCTTGCAGATGCCGAAAGTCCCGAGCAAGAACTCAGCACCTTTGCCCGAGGAAAAGTCTCGATGATTTTTGCTTATTCCTATGCCTATGAAGACTTGATCAACGAAGTGAATCGCCTCACTCAAGAAGGGGAGGAAACCATGAATTGGCAAGACATCAAAATCGCTCCGGCACCTCAAGTGAATGACCCCGAAACATCAGCGGAAAGTCGCATCGCTTACGCCAATTATTTTGTACCCGTGGTGGGAAGAACCAGTCCAAATTCAGAAGTGGCTTGGGACTTTTTACTGAGCATGAGCTCCACGGATTTGCTCAGAACTTACAACCAAAACACTCACAGGCCCAGCGCCTTACGCAGCCTCATCAATGAACAAATGCAAGATCCCATTTATGGCGTTTTCGCCTCTCAAGTGGGCTTCGCAACCGATCTAACCATGAGTGATGCCAAAGCTTACGAGACCCTGTTTTTAGGAGCCATCACTGACGTTCTAGAAACCGCCCGCGGCCAAGAAGTGCTGCTCAAACTTTCTAAAGACATTCAAGCACTAATCCCATCCAGTGGAATCAAACCCACCTACGTGGCTCCACCCACTCCTGAGGAGTAAAGGGAGCTCCCTCTGCTTCAAAGCATTTTTATTCACACTTCCCTTCCAAACGGCTTGTCTCATTTACGAAACAGCCTGGGGAAGAGGGTTCTTCAACCCTTACACCAGCATTTCTTTCAGCATTTCAGAAGCATTTTTATTGCTCGCTTCTCTTTTTTTCTTGTTGGAAAATAGGAATAAAGCCTTTCAAGTAGGGGAGAAAAGCATTTTTTGGACGCTACTCTTTGCTTTGACTTGCGCCAGTTTTTCACTGCTCCTCAGCCCGCATTCCGATTCCCTCTTAAAATTCTTTTTGAGCGCCGGTTTATTGGAACTGCTGCTCATCTATTTTTTGATCGTGAACAAAGTAATCAAGGTCAACACGATTTTTCGTATTTTAACGATAAGTCTGAGTCTTCAAGCAGTTTTAGCCCTTCTGCAATTCTTTCTGGGTCACAGTATGGGATTGAATTTTTTAGGGGAGCCAGTGCTCAGTAGCGCAACCGCTCACTTGGCAAAAATAAATTTCTCCACTTGGGAATTTTTCCGTTCCTACGGTA belongs to Candidatus Peregrinibacteria bacterium and includes:
- the ribH gene encoding 6,7-dimethyl-8-ribityllumazine synthase; amino-acid sequence: MNALIVYSRFNEDVTQALVKECLRGFAEQNIEAKVLEVPGAVEIPLMIQNQLEKEAFDCVVALGCVIEGDTEHYEVVCQMCSQGIMEVMLKTGVPIVFEVLMVDEKQKALDRISKGYEAAFVATEMAQKMR
- a CDS encoding single-stranded DNA-binding protein: MKSINRVTFLGYIVADPEVKTTKNKKRVSSFVIATNNEWFDSEGELKKSVDFHRVVAWDHLAELSGKHLRKGSPIFLEGRLTNRSYEGKDKITHYITEVVANTITILQWQKERVHTEELSNQEEKELALA
- a CDS encoding riboflavin synthase; the encoded protein is MFTGLVQNLGKIVKCTPSDKNLEMLIHSSLPTKHFKKGASIAVDGVCLTVEYYNSAQKNFKVTAVEETLCKTTLGGFKVGQKVHLEAALTLQTPLGGQWMSGHVDAMGIVKKAGAHFELQIPEELLRFIAVKGSLVVNGVSLTVADVEADLVRMALIPETLKQTNLGLLKAGDNVNLEVDLIARYLDRLLTFRT
- a CDS encoding glycosyltransferase family 2 protein: MKISVVIPTYNRLKKLKICLQHLEKQSLNKAQYDIWVVDDGSTDETKTFLKSWIKKDRYALFQKNQGQGVARNAALKKLKGEITLFIGDDIYVQKDFLKKHYEFHEFHPELQEACLGLTEWDPNEEVTPFMHWMTHGGYQFAYDKLKENQKASFWHFYTSNLSLKTALLKKQNFNPSFKGYGWEDIEIAYRLEKEEGMSLRFTPAALAHHSHPLNENDLKRKMESLAKNGAVFEKLQPTIRVLPRGFKKLAFHLIGSRASLWILKFFKKISRKAQNGYWYALSKRYFLEASSLLK